One genomic segment of Chitinophaga sancti includes these proteins:
- a CDS encoding RloB family protein, which produces MNIENLSYAKHPPYRDASRIVIACEGALTEPNYFKHFEAASPKLTVTIATDNPTLSAPKWVLARAEAHAEKVGLAEIDEVYLVMDVDHHDENVFRELYEICKGKNWQLVLSNPCFEVWLYIHFKKKLPTIRMKPQELKHILPTIIKGGYQPEKILPYTKKALKNAASLEKNANYFFPADNTTKVYMLVNRLIEIMGENYFQKLISNKKG; this is translated from the coding sequence ATGAATATTGAAAACCTATCGTATGCAAAACATCCTCCCTACCGGGATGCATCCCGCATTGTAATAGCCTGCGAAGGCGCACTGACAGAGCCGAATTACTTCAAACATTTCGAAGCAGCTTCGCCCAAACTGACAGTGACTATCGCAACTGATAACCCTACACTATCAGCTCCGAAATGGGTACTTGCGCGGGCAGAAGCACATGCTGAAAAAGTAGGGCTGGCAGAAATTGATGAAGTATACCTTGTGATGGATGTAGATCATCATGATGAAAATGTATTCAGAGAATTATACGAAATCTGTAAAGGAAAGAACTGGCAACTGGTATTAAGTAATCCCTGCTTTGAAGTATGGCTTTATATACATTTCAAAAAGAAACTCCCAACCATTCGTATGAAGCCACAGGAATTGAAGCATATTCTTCCAACCATAATCAAAGGTGGCTATCAGCCGGAAAAAATCTTACCTTATACAAAGAAAGCTTTAAAAAATGCGGCTTCTCTTGAGAAAAACGCAAACTATTTTTTCCCTGCTGACAATACGACCAAAGTATATATGCTGGTTAATAGACTTATCGAAATAATGGGGGAAAATTATTTCCAGAAATTGATCTCAAATAAAAAAGGATAA
- a CDS encoding ATP-binding protein, with amino-acid sequence MLLRFVISNYLSFDAITEFNTFPGPGNSHPHHIYDQGKVKVLKSTAIYGANGAGKSNLIDVLENLQCWVKAGYISTSNSRQKFRLKIENQDKPSSFLIEFFTAEKIFLYGLTIDDNSVLEEYLYESGIDKAPSLLFKHHENKLRLNTHIEAYTWITTQLIIIRHNTGLIECLHELCTNPAFFSFSNELLRTLDTGIDFLTLKKTPRTEFMAEYDPKDEHPELLLEPRKIFTVNNRRIFTTKENDQIIINLITAFHHNFPFDLMEESTGSKRLLELMPVCWSMIHSPVTIIIDEVEQSIHPVLIIALIKKIMHYSNTKGQLIFTTHESNLLDPDIFRNDEIWFAVKDQETGATGLYSLNDFIINTKLDIRKGYLINRFGAIPFTAPLELLKW; translated from the coding sequence ATGCTACTAAGATTTGTTATATCCAACTACCTGTCCTTTGATGCAATCACCGAGTTTAACACCTTTCCCGGGCCAGGCAACAGTCATCCACATCACATTTATGACCAGGGCAAAGTAAAGGTGCTTAAATCAACGGCTATTTATGGCGCTAATGGTGCAGGAAAATCCAATCTCATTGATGTGCTTGAGAATCTGCAATGTTGGGTTAAAGCTGGCTATATCAGTACGAGTAATAGCCGTCAAAAATTCAGGTTAAAAATAGAAAATCAGGACAAACCATCCTCATTTTTAATTGAATTCTTTACCGCTGAAAAAATCTTCTTATATGGCCTTACTATTGATGATAACAGCGTTCTTGAAGAATACCTGTATGAATCGGGTATTGATAAAGCACCATCTCTCTTATTCAAACACCATGAAAATAAACTCCGTCTAAACACTCATATAGAGGCATACACCTGGATCACCACTCAATTAATTATTATCCGTCATAATACCGGACTCATTGAGTGCCTGCATGAACTTTGCACCAATCCGGCTTTCTTTTCATTTAGCAATGAATTACTCAGAACATTAGATACCGGTATTGATTTTCTCACACTTAAAAAAACACCGCGCACTGAGTTCATGGCTGAGTATGATCCTAAAGATGAGCATCCGGAACTTTTACTTGAACCCCGTAAGATTTTCACCGTTAATAACCGCAGAATATTTACTACCAAAGAGAATGACCAGATAATTATTAATTTAATAACCGCTTTCCATCACAACTTCCCTTTCGATCTCATGGAAGAATCCACAGGTTCAAAAAGACTGTTGGAATTGATGCCGGTATGCTGGTCAATGATACACAGCCCTGTCACTATTATAATAGATGAAGTCGAACAAAGTATTCACCCTGTACTGATTATCGCATTGATAAAGAAAATCATGCACTACTCAAATACAAAGGGGCAGCTGATATTCACTACGCATGAATCAAATTTACTCGACCCCGATATATTTCGTAACGATGAAATATGGTTTGCTGTAAAGGATCAGGAAACCGGTGCTACCGGACTTTACAGCCTGAATGATTTCATTATTAACACCAAATTGGATATCCGCAAAGGTTACCTGATCAATCGCTTTGGCGCCATTCCTTTCACTGCCCCTCTTGAATTATTAAAATGGTAA